From one Camelus dromedarius isolate mCamDro1 unplaced genomic scaffold, mCamDro1.pat HAP1_SCAFFOLD_41, whole genome shotgun sequence genomic stretch:
- the LOC135320906 gene encoding GDP-fucose protein O-fucosyltransferase 2-like isoform X1, producing the protein MVTGATLCAGRRALLGRVAGSGSVQLPGTMAVLAAGDGGLLGRATSSGLVSRRPTSCLGRRPTDGKPRYLLCDFNPPEGFNLLRNVCIHIAFLLKTLLKMEEPVLVLFPWGHLYHWQSPDPWSDSFDLPSLNRNIPDIEYEQFVAGTLCS; encoded by the exons atggttacaggcgccacgctctgcgcgggccggcgtgcgcttctggggcgggtagcgggctccggaagtgtgcagctgcccgggaccatggcggtgcttgctgctggggatggcggcttgctcggccgggcgactagttctggcctggtcagtcggcggccgacatcctgtctggggcggcgtcccacagacggtaaac ccaggtaccttctgtgtgacttcaaccctccagagggcttcaacctccttaggaacgtctgcatccacattgccttcctcctgaagaccctgctgaagatggaggagccggtactggtgctattcccttggggccacctctaccactggcagagccccgatccctggtccgactcctttgacctcccaagtctcaacagaaacatccctgacattgagtacgagcagttcgttgcag gaacgctgtgttcatga
- the LOC135320906 gene encoding GDP-fucose protein O-fucosyltransferase 2-like isoform X4, with protein MVTGATLCAGRRALLGRVAGSGSVQLPGTMAVLAAGDGGLLGRATSSGLVSRRPTSCLGRRPTDGKPRYLLCDFNPPEGFNLLRNVCIHIAFLLKTLLKMEEPVLVLFPWGHLYHWQSPDPWSDSFDLPSLNRNIPDIEYEQFVAGL; from the exons atggttacaggcgccacgctctgcgcgggccggcgtgcgcttctggggcgggtagcgggctccggaagtgtgcagctgcccgggaccatggcggtgcttgctgctggggatggcggcttgctcggccgggcgactagttctggcctggtcagtcggcggccgacatcctgtctggggcggcgtcccacagacggtaaac ccaggtaccttctgtgtgacttcaaccctccagagggcttcaacctccttaggaacgtctgcatccacattgccttcctcctgaagaccctgctgaagatggaggagccggtactggtgctattcccttggggccacctctaccactggcagagccccgatccctggtccgactcctttgacctcccaagtctcaacagaaacatccctgacattgagtacgagcagttcgttgcag gcctctga
- the LOC135320906 gene encoding GDP-fucose protein O-fucosyltransferase 2-like isoform X2, translating into MVTGATLCAGRRALLGRVAGSGSVQLPGTMAVLAAGDGGLLGRATSSGLVSRRPTSCLGRRPTDGKPRYLLCDFNPPEGFNLLRNVCIHIAFLLKTLLKMEEPVLVLFPWGHLYHWQSPDPWSDSFDLPSLNRNIPDIEYEQFVAGFTW; encoded by the exons atggttacaggcgccacgctctgcgcgggccggcgtgcgcttctggggcgggtagcgggctccggaagtgtgcagctgcccgggaccatggcggtgcttgctgctggggatggcggcttgctcggccgggcgactagttctggcctggtcagtcggcggccgacatcctgtctggggcggcgtcccacagacggtaaac ccaggtaccttctgtgtgacttcaaccctccagagggcttcaacctccttaggaacgtctgcatccacattgccttcctcctgaagaccctgctgaagatggaggagccggtactggtgctattcccttggggccacctctaccactggcagagccccgatccctggtccgactcctttgacctcccaagtctcaacagaaacatccctgacattgagtacgagcagttcgttgcag ggttcacttggtga
- the LOC135320906 gene encoding GDP-fucose protein O-fucosyltransferase 2-like isoform X3 — translation MVTGATLCAGRRALLGRVAGSGSVQLPGTMAVLAAGDGGLLGRATSSGLVSRRPTSCLGRRPTDARYLLCDFNPPEGFNLLRNVCIHIAFLLKTLLKMEEPVLVLFPWGHLYHWQSPDPWSDSFDLPSLNRNIPDIEYEQFVAGTLCS, via the exons atggttacaggcgccacgctctgcgcgggccggcgtgcgcttctggggcgggtagcgggctccggaagtgtgcagctgcccgggaccatggcggtgcttgctgctggggatggcggcttgctcggccgggcgactagttctggcctggtcagtcggcggccgacatcctgtctggggcggcgtcccacagacg ccaggtaccttctgtgtgacttcaaccctccagagggcttcaacctccttaggaacgtctgcatccacattgccttcctcctgaagaccctgctgaagatggaggagccggtactggtgctattcccttggggccacctctaccactggcagagccccgatccctggtccgactcctttgacctcccaagtctcaacagaaacatccctgacattgagtacgagcagttcgttgcag gaacgctgtgttcatga